The following proteins come from a genomic window of Montipora capricornis isolate CH-2021 chromosome 9, ASM3666992v2, whole genome shotgun sequence:
- the LOC138016157 gene encoding uncharacterized protein: LRRKLFPFQHDPHPWIEGRPETTHEVLKSTMAIYLYRKKIEDLKQHVTDPANFTDNLYQPERDSSGELIHHREDHNHLLKRIISRLREGHIPGIDLRYMRDALHDPTTGLAYEALTGKNKQSVPDCERLISPGVISFLERVGHGSGAQVLKIIHNWHKAVDGRGLSEEQRSSYCQNMKNWLLADWMPWFQTLPDYSTIDVNRYCNFILNLHYFRPIKGICGLTEEAVIGLVANLESRELRRAEYQERSLPPEHPRASATDDVEGIIALMHEMLGEIFDVKQFLDAQPKILNEFKKRIDPELHFHYWTGAKERYREFELPSFNEPSGEGIIERLDRVILSRRGDPGVFVANRAAMPQRGQLTARAQFHRAPVQLPPPQMQEEH; encoded by the exons TTAAGAAGGAAGCTGTTTCCTTTCCAACATGATCCACACCCATGGATTGAAG GAAGACCAGAGACTACTCATGAAGTGCTTAAATCTACAATGGCCATTTATCTCTACCGTAAAAAGATTGAAGATCTTAAACAGCATGTCACTGATCCTGCAAACTTCACTGACAATCTTTACCAGCCAGAGAGAGACAGCAGTGGTGAACTGATCCATCACCGAGAAGACCACAACCATCTTCTTAAACGCATCATATCTCGTCTTCGTGAAGGCCATATTCCAGGCATCGATTTGCGATATATGAGAGATGCTCTTCATGACCCTACTACTGGCTTAGCATATGAAGCTCTCACAGGGAAGAACAAACAGTCTGTGCCTGACTGTGAGCGCCTCATTAGTCCTGGAGTAATTTCTTTCCTTGAGCGAGTAGGACACGGTAGTGGAGCCCAAGTTCTAAAGATAATTCACAACTGGCACAAGGCAGTTGATGGAAGAGGGCTCTCTGAAGAGCAAAGGTCATCATACTGCCAAAATATGAAGAATTGGCTGTTAGCTGACTGGATGCCATGGTTTCAAACCCTGCCTGATTACAGCACTATTGATGTGAATAGGTATT gtaacttcattttaaatttgcattattttagACCCATAAAGGGTATATGTGGTCTAACAGAAGAAGCTGTCATTGGCCTAGTTGCAAATCTGGAGAGCAGAGAATTGCGTCGTGCAGAGTACCAAGAAAGAAGTCTTCCCCCTGAGCATCCCCGTGCCTCAGCAACTGATGATGTGGAAGGAATTATTGCTCTGATGCATGAAATGCTAGGGGAAATATTTGATGTTAAGCAGTTTCTCGATGCGCAGCCTAAAATTCTAAATGAATTCAAGAAACGCATTGACCCAGAACTACATTTCCACTACTGGACAGGGGCCAAGGAACGATATAGAGAGTTTGAGTTGCCCTCCTTTAATGAGCCATCAGGGGAAGGAATCATTGAAAGACTTGACAGAGTCATTTTATCAAGGAGGGGAGACCCAGGGGTCTTTGTGGCAAATAGAGCTGCCATGCCACAGAGAGGACAGTTGACAGCCAGAGCTCAATTTCATAGGGCACCAGTACAGTTGCCTCCTCCTCAGATGCAAGAGGAACACTGA